The window CGGTGTCGAGGCCGGGCACGACGGCCTGCAATAGATCCCAGTCGTGCGGACGGCGAGGATGAACTGGCCGTCGAACCGTGAGTCGCGGGCGGCGACGGCGCGGTACCGCTGTTCGGGATCTTTCAGCACCACACCATGCTGCCGGCGCGGCGGGAACCCGTCTGGCAGAAATCAGACACGTCGGTGGACCCCACGCAAAGCGAAAGCGGGGACCTGCGTGCCGGCAGGTCCCCGCTTTCGTTGTCGATCAGGTGTTACGAGACGGCCTGGACCACCACGTCACCGGCACCGACGAGGACGTTCGCGTCAGTGCGCACCTCGACGCTGCCGAGGAGCACGCGGCCCGCGGCGGGGGCCGCGTTGGCGGTCACCGTCGCCGGAGCGGTCCACTCGGCACCCGCGGCGCGGGTGGCGTTGGCGTCGGTCACCGCGATGGCGCCGAACGCCGGGTTCGAGAACACGTCCAGGTAGTTGAACGTGGTCGTGCCCGCGGGAACCGCGTAGCCCTGCACGAGGGCGACCCACTGGCCCGCGGCCGGGTTGGTGACCCGGACCTCTTCCTCGGAGTCACCGTCGGCCGACTGGGCCGCGACGACGCAGGTGCCGCTGGTGCAGTTGAGCAGGAACAGGTCGAGGTCGGCGCCCGCGTCGGACGTGGAGCCGATCTTGACCCGCAGCGAGGTCGATCCCGGCGTGACCGTGATCGGGTACTGCTGCTCCTCCTCGTTGGCGATGCTCGGCGTGGCCTGCTTGGCGCTGCCCAGCGAGGTGCCCGCCGCGCGGCCGTTGAATCCTCCGAGGAGGTTCTTCAGCGTGTACGAGCGGTCGATCGCCACACCGGTGGTGGCGGTCGGGATCACGTCCGGGTTGGGCGTGACCGAGGCGCCGAGCACGGACGCGGTCAGGGTGAACGGGGCGTAGGCGGCGTCAGACGTACGACGGGCCTCGACCACGACCTCCCAGACACCGGCCTGCGGGTTGGCCATCGAGCGGCTGGTGGGGCTGCCCGCGGCACAGCTGCCGCCCGGGACGACCGGCGGGTTGTAGCAGCTCAGCGACGAGTTGGCCTCGCTGCCGACGCCGTACGGGTGGAAGCGCAGGAAGCGGATCTGGCCCGCGCCCGCGGTGGTGCCGCCGCCCTGCAGGTCGACCTTGAAGGCGGGGGTGCCGGGCGCGACGTTGAAGAAGAAGCTCTTCGACTCGTTGCGTCCGAGCTGGCCACCCTTGGTGACGGTGAAGTTGTTCTCGGCGGTGAACTGCTCGGCCGCGACGACGGCGTTCATCGTCTGCAGCTCGATGCCCGAGGTCATCGGGCTGTCCAGGTTCAGGATCGCCGAGTGCATGCCGGTCGAGGTCGGCTTGATGTTGACCTTGAACTTGACCGCGCTGTTCTTGGGCAGCGTGACCGAGTTCGCCGACGAGAACGTGCCGTCGTTGCCGTTCCACTTCACCTTGTAGGTGACCGGGGAGTCCGAGCCGGTGGTGCGGGTGAGGGTGTACTCGCGGGTGTAGCTGTCACCCACCTTGACGCCTTCACGGTCGTTGATGCCGACGCCGACGCCCGGGGTCTTGAGGAACTGCGACAGGGCGGTGCGGACCGGGACGGACGCGGTGATGTCCGTGCGGCTCGGGTTGGACTTGAGGACCGTCCACGCCTTCTCGGTGTCGATCAGGCCGGTGCCCTGCTCGTAGGCGCCCAGGTTGCTCAGGTAGCGCGCCGACGACTGGAAGGCGGTGCGGATCTGGTCGGCCTTGTGCGAGACGCCCTTGGCCTTGGCCGCGCTCACCAGCAGCGCGGCGGAACCGGCGGCCTGCGGGGAAGCCATCGACGTGCCGTTGAACTGCGCGTAGCCGGGGGGAAGGACATAGGTGCCCGCGACCGGCTGACCGTTCTGCCAGGTCGGCACGGTGGAGATGGCCGAACCGGGGGCGACGATGTTCGGCTTGAAACCGCCGTGCTCGGCCGGGCCGCGCGAGGAGAAGCCGTGCAGCGACTCGGCGACACCGAGGTCGGAGCCGTAGTTGCTCTGCCAGGTCGCCTTGGTGATGTACGAGCCGACGGAGAGCACCTTCGAGGCGACCGACGGGTCGCCGACCGTGTTCGAGCCCGCGCCGGAGTTGCCCGCGGAGATGAACATCTGCACGTTGTAGGTGTCGATGATGCGGTCGTAGAGCTCAGCGCGGGCGTTGTTGCCGTCGTTGAGCGCCGGGAGGCCGCCGACCGACATGTTGATCACGTCGACCTTGGCGTCACGGGCCGCGTAGATCATCGACTCGATCATCGCGGTGTTGGTGCAGCCGGTGTTGAACTGGCAGACGCGCAGCGAGACCAGCTTGGCGCCGGGCGCCGCGCCGTTCATGGTGCCGCCGAAGAGGCGGTTGCCCGCGACGATGCCCGCGACGTGCGAGCCGTGCGCGCCGGAGACGATGCCGATGTTGACGGCCTCGTTGGCGGGGTTGGTCTGCACGACGAACTTCATCGACTCGCGCACCGGGGTGGCCGGGTTGTCCGTGCCGAAGGTGCCGATGTCGTACTTGACCTTGTAGTCGGTCATCGCGGCGTTGTTGGCGAAGGACTTGTCCTGGTCGCTGTCGACCCAGACGTTCCCGGTGGCCGGGTTCCACGCCACGCCGAACAGGCCGCTGCTGCCCGCCTTGTTGCCGTCGCGGTTGATGTCGCCCGCGATCTCACTGGTCGGGCCGATGAAGCGCGAGTCGCGCTCGTTGAGCTCCGCGTAGCGGACCTCGGCCTCGGCGGGCAGGCCCACGCTGGCGCCGGTGACCTTCTTGGTCATCAGCAGCCAGGTCGGGTCATTGTCGGCGTTGACGCCGTTGACGAACTTCGGGTCCGTCGAGGTGACCCAGTCGGTGATCTTGCGCTCACCGGTGCTGGTGGTGTTCAGCGACGGGTGGTCGAGGTCGACACCGCTGTCCACGATCGCGACGGTCGTGCCGCGGCCGTCCCAGGTGGGGTGCTCGTTGACGAACTGGGCCGCGTTGGTGTCCGTCGTCGGCATGTACGGGTTCGCCAGCGGCGTCGACGGCCCGGGGGCGGGCTGCGGCGTCGGGTCCACGTAGCCGGTCGGCCGCGGGTCGGGAAGCGGAGTGTTCTCCTCGAGGTCCACGGCGCGCACGCCGGACAGCTCGGAGACCTTCTTCACCTGGTCGGTGGGGATCTCGGCCCGCACGTACCCGAGCTCGTCGGCGCGGTAGTCGACCTTCACGCCCGCCTGCTCGAGCTGGTGGACCTTGCCCGCGCCGTCACCCTTCTTGGTGGCGATCAGGACGGTGACGGACTTCTTGCCCTCGCGTTCGGCGGTGGCGAGCAGCTCCTGGTCGTGCTTGTCGAGACCCGCGGGGGCCTCGTCGGCCGGACCCTGGGGGGTCGGGGCCGCGCCGGCACTTGGGACAGTGGCCAGCATGGTGCCGACGACCGCTGTAGCGGCCGCCAAGCCGAGGGCGATCCGGCCACGCCGTCGCCATTCGGGTTGAATCATCCGACTTCCTTCTTCCTCAGCAGGGTGAGCTGGGTGGCGCCTGGCACTCCGGTGAGCGGAGGACAGCAGGGCGCTCACGGAGTGTTGTTGAGGCCCCCCGCTCTGACTAGCGTCCATATGGGCTAATCCTCACCAATTAGGCTGGACACATTGCACAGGCTGTGCGTCTATCGCGGGTTGTAGTCGCTCTGTTACGCAACAAATAGCCTCTGACGTGCGTACGTATGTCCTACGACACTCACCGCTGAGTAACTGAGAGAGGGGCGAAGCGTTCGTAACTATTTGGCGCACGGGCGGCGGCGGTGATCTCCCGGAATGGGGTCCGTAGACTGCCACGCGTGAGTTTGACCCTCGGGATCGTCGGCCTGCCCAACGTCGGCAAGTCCACCCTTTTCAACGCCCTGACGAACAACGACGTGCTCGCCGCGAACTACCCGTTCGCGACCATCGAGCCCAACGTCGGCATCGTCGCCCTGCCCGACCCCCGCCTGGAGAAACTGGCGGAGATCTTCGGCAGTGAGCGCATCGTGCCCGCGGTGGTGTCGTTCGTCGACATCGCGGGCATCGTGAAGGGCGCGTCGGAAGGCGCGGGACTGGGCAACAAGTTCCTCGCGAACATCCGCGAGGCCAACGCGATCTGCCAGGTCATCCGCGTGTTCGACGACCCCGATGTGGTGCACGTCGACGGCAAGGTCGACCCGCTGTCCGACATCGAGACGATCAACACCGAGCTGATCCTCGCCGACCTGCAGACCCTCGACAAGGCGGTCGTGCGGCTGGAGAAGGAGGCCCGCGTCCGCAAGGAGGCGCGCCCCGCGGCCGAGGCGGCGCTCAAGGCCAAGGAAATCCTCGACAGCGGCCGCACCCTGTTCGCCGCGCAGTCCGAAGTGGACATCTCACTGCTGCGCGAGCTGAGCCTGCTCACCACCAAGCCGTTCCTGTACGTGTTCAACGCCGATGAGGGCGTC is drawn from Actinokineospora alba and contains these coding sequences:
- the ychF gene encoding redox-regulated ATPase YchF: MSLTLGIVGLPNVGKSTLFNALTNNDVLAANYPFATIEPNVGIVALPDPRLEKLAEIFGSERIVPAVVSFVDIAGIVKGASEGAGLGNKFLANIREANAICQVIRVFDDPDVVHVDGKVDPLSDIETINTELILADLQTLDKAVVRLEKEARVRKEARPAAEAALKAKEILDSGRTLFAAQSEVDISLLRELSLLTTKPFLYVFNADEGVLMDSARREELTKLVAPADAVFLDAKVEAELLELDDESTLELLESVGQTEPGLNALARAGFHTLGLQTYLTAGPKEARAWTIPQGATAPQAAGVIHTDFERGFIKAEVVSFADLVDTGSMAAAKAAGKVRIEGKDYVMADGDVVEFRFNV
- a CDS encoding S8 family serine peptidase translates to MIQPEWRRRGRIALGLAAATAVVGTMLATVPSAGAAPTPQGPADEAPAGLDKHDQELLATAEREGKKSVTVLIATKKGDGAGKVHQLEQAGVKVDYRADELGYVRAEIPTDQVKKVSELSGVRAVDLEENTPLPDPRPTGYVDPTPQPAPGPSTPLANPYMPTTDTNAAQFVNEHPTWDGRGTTVAIVDSGVDLDHPSLNTTSTGERKITDWVTSTDPKFVNGVNADNDPTWLLMTKKVTGASVGLPAEAEVRYAELNERDSRFIGPTSEIAGDINRDGNKAGSSGLFGVAWNPATGNVWVDSDQDKSFANNAAMTDYKVKYDIGTFGTDNPATPVRESMKFVVQTNPANEAVNIGIVSGAHGSHVAGIVAGNRLFGGTMNGAAPGAKLVSLRVCQFNTGCTNTAMIESMIYAARDAKVDVINMSVGGLPALNDGNNARAELYDRIIDTYNVQMFISAGNSGAGSNTVGDPSVASKVLSVGSYITKATWQSNYGSDLGVAESLHGFSSRGPAEHGGFKPNIVAPGSAISTVPTWQNGQPVAGTYVLPPGYAQFNGTSMASPQAAGSAALLVSAAKAKGVSHKADQIRTAFQSSARYLSNLGAYEQGTGLIDTEKAWTVLKSNPSRTDITASVPVRTALSQFLKTPGVGVGINDREGVKVGDSYTREYTLTRTTGSDSPVTYKVKWNGNDGTFSSANSVTLPKNSAVKFKVNIKPTSTGMHSAILNLDSPMTSGIELQTMNAVVAAEQFTAENNFTVTKGGQLGRNESKSFFFNVAPGTPAFKVDLQGGGTTAGAGQIRFLRFHPYGVGSEANSSLSCYNPPVVPGGSCAAGSPTSRSMANPQAGVWEVVVEARRTSDAAYAPFTLTASVLGASVTPNPDVIPTATTGVAIDRSYTLKNLLGGFNGRAAGTSLGSAKQATPSIANEEEQQYPITVTPGSTSLRVKIGSTSDAGADLDLFLLNCTSGTCVVAAQSADGDSEEEVRVTNPAAGQWVALVQGYAVPAGTTTFNYLDVFSNPAFGAIAVTDANATRAAGAEWTAPATVTANAAPAAGRVLLGSVEVRTDANVLVGAGDVVVQAVS